DNA from Phragmites australis chromosome 16, lpPhrAust1.1, whole genome shotgun sequence:
ATTGCACATACAGTTAACATGAGAGGAAACAATTACTACCTCCGTTTTTTACTTGTCACTTTTTTACTATAGCAATTTTgattatacattttttataatttttttaaatacttaaaagtatAAAATACTAATGCAGTATATTTTATAACAAATTTAATGATAAAAAAGTTTtgaatatttataattttttaaaataacataAGGTCATAATTATTACCGTAAAAAGTTGCTGGCACGTGGAGCAGGTGTCGCGGGCCACAACAAAGACAAGCCCGAGCATGAAGCCTTGAAGACGAAACGCACCGCGGCGTGGGCCCCACTCCTCCCTGTGCCCGCGCAAACTCCCAAACGCccccacggccccacctcctccttgcaGTTCCGTTCCACACACTTCCCATCCCACTCCTCTGATCCCGTGCCGCCACTTACCCGTGCCcctccctctccgccgccgaCCCCGACCCCGCAATCCTGCGCCCATGGcgccccacctccacctcctccctaCACCAGCCCTCACCATCACGACCGCCGCCGCCCCAtgctgcggcggtggcggcgccagATCGGCGGCCCTGCGGTCCCGAGCTCCCTCGTTCTCATGCTCGCCaaggagggggcgggggtgggggAGGACGAGGACAAGGCTTAGCGTTGCGGCGGCGGTGGAAGGGAGGGATGATCACGCGTCGGGCGGGCCCGCGGGGCCGATGAGGCTCAACGAGTACATGGTCGCGGTGGACCGGCCCCTTGGCATCCGTTTCGCGCTCGGTGCCGACGGCCGAGTCTTCGTCCACTCGCTCAGGAAAGGGGTAAGTGGCCGCGGGCGGGCGCGAGCCCCGAGCTTCGCGTCTGAGAGGGATCGGGGAGTGACTCGTTGGTGCTGCATGTGTGGCAGGGGAACGCGGAGAAGTCGAAGATCATCATGGTCGGCGACACGCTCAAGAAGGCGGGGTCTGCCCATGGCGGCGGAAGGCTCGGCACCATCAAAGACCTAGGTGACACGGAGTACGGCACTAGTAATGTTACGTTTCGACAGTTGGAAGACAATTGCCCCTTTGAATGATCCCTATCGTTTTCCGTCAGAGTGTCATATAAGATTATTTATGATAGGAGGTGTTCTTTTTGGTCTGTTACCTTTGAACTTGGAACTACTATGCCCTAAAATTTCGTAAAATTTAACTGTCTAAGTGAAATTCCCATGTTCGCCAATCAGGCCACAAAATGTACTTCGAACTGATAGTTTCTGGACATTGCCCGAAAGCTTAGTAATTTTAAGATGCTGTTTGAATGGTTCAGTTGAAATGTTTCGTTAGTTATTGTAAAAATTTCATGGTACATTGCAGTGCTGCAATGCACAAATCCTTATAGCATGGTTAGTATTGTAGCAGTGGGTGATTTTAAATCTAACCCTGATTAATTGCTTGATAAAGTGTTGCCTTTCCTTAACTATTTTACGGTTACCATTGGATCACCTCCCTCAAGTCAAGACATCAGAAGTTCAGCACCCTTTGTTAAACTATTGCGACAACATCATGAGATGAGCTTAGCTCAGGACATCCTTGGTCTAGAGAATTTCACGAACATGTTTTATTTCCCTACCAAACTGAAGAATGTTGGATGGAACTACTGCATAAATTACgcttttttttatatgttctCTTTAACTTGTATTCAGGATTGCGCTGAGTGACAAGTCAGGACCATGCAGCCTTGTCCTTGAGAGACCATTTGCTCCTTTTCCGATCCATCAGTTACATCAAAATGAAGATTTCCACATCCTATTTAACAGAGGGCGGGTTCCTATTGCTTCCTGGAATAGTGCTCTATTGTCCACAAAACTGAATGAGTCTTCTGTGGGGAATGGGAAATCTGGTTTTGCTATATTTTCCCCAAGGCTGCTAAGTTCTCAAGGATGGGCACTTTTGTCTAGTGAGAAAGGTGGACTAAATCAGAGCAGTACGAACCTTGTGAATCGCATAAGTGAGATAGTCGGTTTATATTCTGATGAGGATGATGTAGACGCTGAATGGGCGCATGGCAGCTTTCCTTTGGAGGAATACATTAAAGCACTAGACCGTGCTAAAGGGGAACTGTACTACAATCATTCACTTGGTATGCAATACAGCAAGGTAGGGAGGACTGCTTCTGTTTGCTCAtgttattttcttataaatacaTGATATGTACCTTTATGAAAGGTGTGTCAATATGATTTCAGTTTCAGGAGTTCAGGATCACTTTATCAACGAGTATCTATAACCATGGCATTTGTttgacatatttttatttttaacagaTTACTGAACAAATATTTGTTGGGTCATGCATACAAACAGAGAGAGATGTGAAGATGTTATCAGAAACTGTGGTAGGCTTCTAACACATGCAGTGAGCAGATTTATCAGATTGCCTTTGAATTGTTGCATTtatgctttctttttctttataaTTCAGTTAAGTTTCTGATACTTCAAAAGACTTCAGGGTATCACTGCTGTTCTGAATTTCCAAAGTGAAAGTGAGCGCATTAATTGGGGAATCAATTCTGAGGCGATCAACAATTCTTGTCGCGAGAATAACATTTTGATGGTTAATTATCCTATACGGTACGCTGTCATTTCCTCTGTTTCAAAGATGAAAGGTTAAGATGTTTGATTCTTGGTCTCCACAATAGTTATATTGAATTAGATGTTGTTGTATTGTTTCTCTGAATTATTGCAGCAGTTTTCTTAGGAAATCTTTTATGTGCTCTTAGTGTCTAGTTCAAGTAAATATGGTTTGATTGCTGAACGAGACCATAGAGTTTTTCATAGGTGCggatcaatatttatttatacaaCGATCTAGGTGATATTTTGCCCACTATAATACTTGATATTCAGTGTTATCCTGTTATGTACTGCTTTTTGGGGTTCAAATTAATGTTGTTGGCACTGTGCGTGTTATTAGTCTGTTAAGGTTAAGGACATACTTGTGGTAACAAGCTTGCAAGATCATCCTGCTTCACCTTAGTTGTTACTCGCTCCAGCCCGaaataagtgtcattttggACATTGACACGGTCCCCAAAATATAACTTTGACTATtactttttgttgtaatatattgataaaacatagcaaaaatatattattatggaagtacttttcaagacaaatctacccGTGTCATTTTTtagtatccaaactcaatacataaaaagtaatttatagcCAAAGTTTGAAACAGTTGATTACACACAACccaaaatgacacttattttggactggagggagtatttgAAAACAAAAAGAAGGAGCGCTATTAAATTTTGGTGAAAATCTTTCTTGGTCTGTAGATGTGAGAGGTTTGCCAACCTTACTGCAACCTGACAGTCCTTAAATTATAaatgttgaatttttttcagaGAGGTTGATTCCATGGACCTTAGGAAGAAGCTTCCTTTCTGTGTTGGTCTTCTATTGCGCCTGATAAGGAAGAACTACCGTATATATGTGACATGTACCACTGGATATGATAGATCACCTGCATGTGTGATTTCATATTTACACTGGGTTCAAGATACACCTCTACATATTGCTCACAAGTTCATCACTGGTTTGCACTCTTGTAGACCTGACAGGTAATTATGGTTCAAAAAAGTTATATTACGATGGTCACTGTTGCTGTTATGACTACTGGTTTGGGATCTAAAGATTTGATTAAACATGCAGAGCTGCAATTGTTTGGGCAACTTGGGATCTTATTGCGTTAGTTGAAAATGGAAAGCACGATGGCAGTCCCACACATTCAGTATGTTTTGTTTGGAATAGTGGTCGGGAGGTAAGTTCCTTCTATACAAAATGTGTCACTGAACAGGGAGTATGTGGCATGAAAAGTCATTTGTTCAATTCGGTGTGAGACTTCATTGTATGATCTTGACAATCTATAACCTGAGGGGGTTGACTTGAATTTGACAAATTGCTCCAGGGAGAGGATGTCGAATTGGTTGGAGATTTTACAAGTAACTGGAAAGACAAAACAAAGTGCATCCACAAGGGTGGGTCAAGATACGAGGCTGAAGTTCGACTTCGACATGGAAAGTAAGTTGCCACTTCTTTGATCTTTCTTGAAATTTAGTAATAAGTAAGATTCTTTTGTTCCTTGGAATTTGTGCCCGAGGAAATTAGGAATGGCATCTGTGTATCCTGTCAGACCTTCTCTTCGCTGCTGATGGTTATGGAGTTAACTGACACTAACCCCGAACTCATTCAGATACTATTACAAGTTCATAGTTGGGGGGCAGTGGAGGCACTCGACTTCATTGCCGACAGAAACAGATGAACATGGGAACGTCAACAATGTGATCAGAGTAGGTGGCATTGCTAGGATTCGCCCTGCTCCTAGCCAACTACATATAAGGGTATGTAAACCCACTGTCTTCAGTGGCTTCGATTGAACTTATATCTATGCCACCTGCCTGTTTGTATGCACATTCTCTCTTAGTTTCATTCCGTCATTGAACCATATACGACTTTTTGAAGGTAGTAGTCTAGAACCTATAATATGTTGGCATCTCTCATGGCAGGACCCAACTGTTGTCAAGGTAATAGAAAGGGCGCTAACCGAGGACGAGAGGTTTTCATTGGCTTTTGCAGCGCGCCTCATGGCATTTGCAATCTGCCCAATCAGATTGTCCCCCAAGCAGTAGACATGTCATCCCTTCCCAGTTGAACCAGACAAATGGTCATCGAGGATCAGCAATTTCGTAGTTACAGAAAACTCATGTAACAACAAAGGGACCTTACTGTATGTGCCCGTTCACACATAAATGAGGCGTCCATAAGTGGTTCAGCAATCATCACAATGTACAACTTCTGTAATTCTACAACTGTACCTGAAATAAACATCGTTTTAGACAGGCTCTCAAATGGCCAGCGAACAAACTCTGCAATTTACAGCTCTAATGGAGTCATGGGATGGGAGAGATGACTACTTTGCCGGTAGCTCTCCCGGTCTCAAGGTAGGAGAATGCCTCCACAACCTGCGAGAAGGGGAACTGTCCCTTCGGATCGAGGACCGGCTTCACCTTCCCGGACTCTAGGTAAGGGTTGAGCTTCTCCAAGACGGAGCCATTGGAGGTGACCACGAACCGGAACCCTGGAGGGGTGACGGCGCCGGTGAGGACCACCACACTGCCTCCTTCCTTCACCACCTTGACGGCCTTGTCGCCCTGACCTGGAATCCGAAACAGAGAGCATATCGCCTCAGCTGAGGATTACAGACGACATCAGATTGTGCCGGCCTTTCGACGGTGATCTTACCTACTGCGTCGAAGACgacgtcgtacttctccggcaggtCTTCGAAGTTCTCCTTGATGTAGTCGATGGCGACATCGGCGCCCAGGCTCTTCAGGAGCTCGAGCTTCTTGGTGCTGGCCGTTGCGGCCACCTTGGACGCGCCGTAGACTTGCTTTGCCAGCTTCATTGCACATGATTAAGCGCAACATCGTGTCAGAAAGTTCAGTTCAGTACCCAACTACGGCAGAGCTGAAATTCAATCAGCCAGTGGGCAGTTGAGCAATGTCCGACCTGGATGCTAAGGGAGCCGACCCCGCCGGCGCCACCGAGGACGAGGATGGACTTGCCAGCGGAGAAGCCCGCCCGCTCCAAGCCCTCGTTGGCGGtctcgacggcgagcggcaggCAGGCAGCCTGCGCGAAGTCGAGGCCCTTGGGCTTGAGCGCAAGCAGCTTCTCCTCGACGGCGGTGTACTCCGCCAGCGAGCCGGACTGCTTCGGCCTCTCCAGGGGCTTCTCGCTGATCATGCCATACACCTCGTCCCCTTGTTTGAAGTTCTTGACCTGGCTGCCCACCTTCACCACGACGCCGGCGACGTCGTACCCCGGTACGGTCTGCGCATCAATAATTTTATTTCAGTCGGTCAAAATTGATGAACGATTCGATCGGATGGAAGGAAAGAAGTTAAGAAATGGAGTGCTGCAAGAAGAAACGAGGAGAGCTTACAGGGAGAGGTGAGTCGGTGGCCTGGAACTTGCCGGCCCGGCGCTTGGAGTCGACGGGGTtaagcgcggcggcggcgaccttCACGAGCACCTGGTCCTCCCCGACGGCCGGCACCGCCACGGCGCCGTCGAGCCTGAGCACGCTAGCGTCCCCGTAGGTGTCGTACATCCACGCCTTCATCTCAGAGGGCACCTCCGTCGCCGCTGCGGCCGTGGCCGGGGACGATGACGCGGACGCCGCCACGCACCGCCCTGGCCGGCCTACCTCCGTGGCTCTCCTCGCCACGGCGGCTGCCGCAGCAGCGCCGCCTAGTTTCACTAGCCCCGGCGCCGGAGGGAGGAGAAGTTTCACGGAAGCCTGAGGCTGCGGCAAGAACGACCTGGTGCAGGGAGTAGCTGGGatcgaggaggagaggaaggacgCTTGCATCTTTGCTGGTGATGTTACGGGATCCCGCGCCTTTGCTGAAACGGATCGGAGGAGAAAAGGATGGAGCTTTgcctcgctgctgctgctgctgctgctttgggGTGTGTGTCAGTGTGAGTGTGTGACTGTGTGTAGTTCGCAGCTTGCCGAGTGGTGTTATCCGTTGGTGGCGGTTTGGAGTGGCGGGGAACGCTCTGGCCTCTGGGGGAGATGCTCATCGCACGCGGTGGCGGGACGGGCGAGTGAATCTGGTCCAGATCCGCGTGTTTGTGCACCGGTCCAGGAGCTTCgaatgcctttttttttccttctctcctTCGGCGGTGACGTCGCGTCGTGTCtccagaatttttttatttttatattttttcaattaaaaatttaaataaatagattcatcGTGACAAGAATTGTATAAGTAGTCGTCTACCGTCCCCTGAGAGAGCATGTGGCCTAACCGCtctctgagaggacggtaaggggtctaaccaccctctcagagagcGGGTAGGGGCTTCCCGTCTGCCCGCCCCTCTTACCGCCCCTGAGAGTGCGGTTAGatcccttgccgccctctcaaggggcgGTAAGGAGCCAGTCCCGCGTGTCcccctcttctcttctctataAAAAGGGTGAAAAATGAGAATAAATCTTTAttttaatctgaaaaaagagaaaagtctAAAGAAGataggagaggaagagagcgcggCGAAGCTTTGCTGTTTTTATCTGTGGATTTGAAGAGTATTTTCCGGTAATTTCTTTTTATACTTATATTATTGTTAATAAGTAAAGTAGCACcgtatgacatagggtttagacatgtatgatctagggtttatagtttagaaaatactgtatttagtataatattgtcaatattaattacgacgtggtaggatagcaattaaatacatagtagtatttgtagtatggtagtttcaaatatgtagattgtacagagtaataattgtaggttagtttggttagggtAGTAttgtatgacatagggtttagcactgtatgatctagggtttagcggtatgactagagtttagggtttagaaaatattgtatttattataatattatcaatattaattacgacatggtaggatagtcattaaatacatagtagtatttttagtatagtagtttcgaatatgtagactgtacagagtaataattgtaggttagtttggttatgGTAGTactgtatgacatagggtttagcactgtatgacctagggtttaaagtttagaaaatgctagtaTATTGTTAATATTAATTTTGATATGGTAGGATAGTtattaaatacatagtagtatttttactatagtagttttgaatatgtagattgtacagagtaataattgtaggttagtttggttaggggtattattgaagaacctattgttaggtattaatcggtgtcggtaatttttttagttttgataatcagaaatatagtttaccggtcttaacattggttatatttgcggatgtttctagggatgacagataaattattttttcagatatattatggtgagggtgaaattagttatggtcctaacggtgtaga
Protein-coding regions in this window:
- the LOC133896453 gene encoding phosphoglucan phosphatase LSF1, chloroplastic-like, with translation MAPHLHLLPTPALTITTAAAPCCGGGGARSAALRSRAPSFSCSPRRGRGWGRTRTRLSVAAAVEGRDDHASGGPAGPMRLNEYMVAVDRPLGIRFALGADGRVFVHSLRKGGNAEKSKIIMVGDTLKKAGSAHGGGRLGTIKDLGDTEIALSDKSGPCSLVLERPFAPFPIHQLHQNEDFHILFNRGRVPIASWNSALLSTKLNESSVGNGKSGFAIFSPRLLSSQGWALLSSEKGGLNQSSTNLVNRISEIVGLYSDEDDVDAEWAHGSFPLEEYIKALDRAKGELYYNHSLGMQYSKITEQIFVGSCIQTERDVKMLSETVGITAVLNFQSESERINWGINSEAINNSCRENNILMVNYPIREVDSMDLRKKLPFCVGLLLRLIRKNYRIYVTCTTGYDRSPACVISYLHWVQDTPLHIAHKFITGLHSCRPDRAAIVWATWDLIALVENGKHDGSPTHSVCFVWNSGREGEDVELVGDFTSNWKDKTKCIHKGGSRYEAEVRLRHGKYYYKFIVGGQWRHSTSLPTETDEHGNVNNVIRVGGIARIRPAPSQLHIRDPTVVKVIERALTEDERFSLAFAARLMAFAICPIRLSPKQ
- the LOC133896454 gene encoding 2-methylene-furan-3-one reductase-like; amino-acid sequence: MQASFLSSSIPATPCTRSFLPQPQASVKLLLPPAPGLVKLGGAAAAAAVARRATEVGRPGRCVAASASSSPATAAAATEVPSEMKAWMYDTYGDASVLRLDGAVAVPAVGEDQVLVKVAAAALNPVDSKRRAGKFQATDSPLPTVPGYDVAGVVVKVGSQVKNFKQGDEVYGMISEKPLERPKQSGSLAEYTAVEEKLLALKPKGLDFAQAACLPLAVETANEGLERAGFSAGKSILVLGGAGGVGSLSIQLAKQVYGASKVAATASTKKLELLKSLGADVAIDYIKENFEDLPEKYDVVFDAVGQGDKAVKVVKEGGSVVVLTGAVTPPGFRFVVTSNGSVLEKLNPYLESGKVKPVLDPKGQFPFSQVVEAFSYLETGRATGKVVISPIP